The Theileria orientalis strain Shintoku DNA, chromosome 2, complete genome genome has a window encoding:
- a CDS encoding Cg8 protein, giving the protein MVSDVLLSTVTSLTKRTAVRCFASLPPVHNLPPPPPREYNEDGTPKRYRNVRKVYGHKYNWEHWTLRPAGVFHTVLVGEFGRQLNPFLAWCGQFPPMVIGVPAALLVFVLAFLLQNSFLIGIKPKRYTVEWVNASKERALAENTNPVTRYLDRRRRERGMNWILQNYLPSHPYFALLGEYYHDPDYVNTEESGEEAVAET; this is encoded by the exons ATGGTTTCTGATGTTTTATTATCCACAGTAACCAGCCTGACTAAGC GCACAGCAGTGCGCTGCTTCGCCTCCCTGCCTCCAGTACACAATCTTCCGCCGCCGCCGCCCAGGGAGTACAACGAAGACGGGACGCCGAAGAGGTACCGCAACGTCAGGAAGGTCTACGGTCACAAGTACAACTGGGAGCACTGGACGCTGAGGCCTGCCGGAGTGTTCCACACAGTGCTCGTCGGGGAGTTCGGAAGACAGCTGAACCCGTTTCTGGCCTGGTGCGGGCAGTTCCCGCCGATGGTAATAGGAGTTCCGGCAGCACTCCTCGTGTTCGTGCTGGCGTTCCTGCTGCAAAACTCCTTCCTCATAG GAATAAAGCCGAAGCGCTACACAGTGGAGTGGGTGAACGCGTCGAAGGAGCGCGCGTTGGCGGAGAACACGAACCCGGTGACGAGGTACCTGGACCGACGCAGAAGA GAGCGCGGCATGAACTGGATTCTGCAGAACTACCTCCCCAGCCACCCGTACTTTGCGCTTTTGGGCGAGTACTACCACGACCCGGACTACGTGAACACCGAAGAGTCGGGAGAGGAAGCGGTAGCAGAAACATAA
- a CDS encoding eukaryotic translation initiation factor 3 subunit 2, producing the protein MDSDFSLESKNKSDFLLESPSSRFQLSSLPVFVESLDQQMLDNNLYSIKNNVAILKLYLIYPREANPLVIQKILIQSLTQFPSSDFTVCVAQIPLPLQAKEPVAKIIKLHSLLHNCMFLAFWEAAKSPLECSPDKTILDVPGVCDTVRRFVLDMLPMVYHYMKVPEVRRLLNFSSNSQEFEDTLSLCGWAFDSSYDRADEESGSCYSIAKEESTKMKEGASKLSLMEKYLRIEPMTHYYNTLH; encoded by the coding sequence ATGGATTCCGATTTCTCATTGGAGTCGAAAAACAAGTCTGACTTTTTGTTGGAATCTCCCTCATCTCGTTTCCAGCTTTCCTCCCTTCCCGTGTTCGTGGAATCTTTGGACCAACAGATGCTCGACAATAATCTTTATAGCATCAAAAACAACGTCGCCATTTTGAAgctgtatttaatttacccTCGGGAGGCGAATCCGCTGGTTATTCAGAAGATTCTCATTCAGTCCTTGACTCAGTTTCCCAGCTCCGACTTTACGGTTTGCGTTGCTCAGATTCCTTTGCCTCTTCAGGCCAAGGAGCCCGTCGCGAAGATCATAAAGCTGCACAGCTTGCTTCATAATTGTATGTTTCTGGCCTTCTGGGAGGCCGCCAAGTCGCCGCTCGAGTGCTCCCCTGACAAGACGATCTTGGACGTTCCTGGCGTGTGCGACACTGTACGCAGGTTCGTGCTCGACATGCTTCCCATGGTGTACCACTACATGAAGGTCCCCGAGGTCAGGCGCCTTCTGAACTTTAGCTCGAACTCGCAGGAGTTTGAGGACACGCTGTCGCTCTGCGGCTGGGCCTTCGACTCTTCCTACGACAGGGCCGACGAGGAGTCCGGGTCCTGCTACTCTATCGCCAAGGAGGAGAGcacgaagatgaaggagGGCGCTTCGAAGCTGAGCCTCATGGAGAAGTACTTGAGGATCGAGCCCATGACTCACTACTACAACACCCTTCACTAG
- a CDS encoding beta adaptin codes for MDKKHFKGSRRSELQELREELQSTDKDKQKEAIKKVIGAMTTGKDVSSLFPDVVNCIQTNNIELKKLVYLYVINYAKVQPELAILAVNTFCKDSSDRNPLIRALAIRTMGYIRLTAITEYLVDPLKRCKNDPDPYVRKTAAICISKLYGKNRLGISPTLVHEEGFLEMLQEMLSDQNPMVISNAVATLVEISELSGDNIFLTMLNRDKNALDRLLNGLNECIEWGQVYILDALVYYNPPDAVQAKKVIEGVTPRFSHINPAVVMSAIKVVLKMMNKIPDKEYLRAIGMKLSAPLVTLSSLEPEIQYVALRSILVVISNMLCIRLELALNSCVNALTELLKLKVNYVTEECTVALRDILRTYPQVFSYELFQLCSDVEDIYGSEAKSALVWIVGQYASQIEDSTEYVRNLSETFHDEPHSVQLSLLTAAIKVHLSCEKPELVSQVISKRGLESRNPDVRDRACMYLKLLESGKKVASKVVLSSLPPVAEGTLDRNILDDLLENLGRVSSVYHLPSWAVSFKDSLTANPPKYAPKEESSDDELEGDDYFKSDKNRAAYSMDQFEGYSNRLPGYFSKSQVLLQPSQRGVNGQLGLEISGFLCRQEDRISLQLKLTNKASAVYVLMAMQFNTNSFGLAPLPLNSPVTVHPGKSAECHVALNTNQIPSNNPPEDPITIQAAIKTNLDVFYFFLTYDLPLVFVHDARIGRTQYEALWARYPARDFPFHRRGNVVKTLQNFSVFHVGSGLFNEPDAAFFYAQTTNSLSILARVTPSTLTVKSDSSSLTTLFAKSVDKMFS; via the exons ATGGATAAAAAGCACTTTAAAGGGAGCCGCCGCTCCGAATTACAGGAGTTGAGAGAGGAACTCCAAAGCACAGACAAAGATAAGCAAAAGGAAGCAATCAAAAAGGTAATAGGAGCAATGACAACAGGAAAGGACGTATCGAGCCTGTTCCCAGACGTAGTAAACTGTATACAGACGAACAACatagaattaaaaaaactaGTGTACCTGTACGTGATAAACTACGCAAAAGTGCAGCCGGAACTGGCAATACTAGCAGTAAACACATTCTGTAAAGACTCATCAGATCGCAACCCACTGATAAG GGCGTTGGCAATAAGAACAATGGGATACATAAGACTGACGGCAATAACGGAGTACCTGGTGGACCCTCTGAAGAGGTGTAAAAACGACCCGGACCCGTACGTGAGGAAAACAGCAGCAATATGCATATCGAAGCTATACGGTAAGAAC CGTTTAGGAATCTCGCCGACACTAGTGCACGAGGAGGGGTTTCTGGAAATGTTGCAGGAAATGCTCTCAGACCAGAACCCAATGGTAATATCGAACGCAGTAGCAACGCTAGTGGAAATATCGGAGCTGTCAGGAGATAACATATTCCTGACGATGCTAAACAGAGATAAGAACGCACTGGACAGGTTGTTAAACGGACTTAACGAGTGTATCGAATGGGGACAGGTGTACATCCTTGACGCGCTTGTGTACTATAACCCGCCGGACGCAGTACAGGCGAAGAAGGTGATCGAAGGAGTGACGCCGAGGTTCTCGCACATTAACCCGGCAGTGGTGATGTCAGCAATCAAGGTGGTgctgaagatgatgaaCAAGATCCCAGACAAGGAGTACCTGAGAGCAATAGGAATGAAATTGTCAGCGCCACTAGTGACGCTGTCGTCGCTGGAGCCTGAGATACAGTACGTGGCGCTGAGGTCGATCCTGGTGGTGATATCCAA CATGCTCTGCATAAGGCTGGAGCTGGCGCTCAACTCGTGCGTGAACGCACTGacggagctgctgaagctgaaggtgaACTACGTGACTGAGGAGTGCACAGTGGCGCTGCGCGACATCCTGAGGACGTACCCGCAGGTCTTCTCCTACGAGCTGTTCCAGCTGTGCTCGGACGTGGAGGACATCTACGGCTCAGAGGCGAAGTCGGCGCTGGTGTGGATCGTGGGCCAGTACGCGTCGCAGATCGAGGACTCGACGGAGTACGTGCGGAACCTCTCGGAGACATTCCACGATGAGCCGCACTCAGTACAGCTGAGCCTGCTGACAGCAGCAATTAAGGTGCACCTCTCCTGCGAAAAGCCGGAGCTAGTATCGCAAGTCATCAGCAAGCGCGGCCTCGAGAGCAGAAACCCGGACGTGCGGGACCGAGCGTGCATgtacctgaagctgctggagtcgGGAAAGAAGGTGGCCTCGAAGGTGGTGCTCTCCTCGCTGCCGCCAGTGGCAGAGGGCACGCTCGACAGGAACATCCTCGACGACCTACTGGAGAACCTGGGCAGAGTGTCCTCAGTGTACCACCTGCCCTCGTGGGCAGTATCCTTCAAGGACTCGCTGACCGCGAACCCGCCGAAGTACGCGCCGAAGGAGGAGTCGAGCGACGACGAGCTCGAGGGCGACGACTACTTCAAGAGCGACAAGAACAGGGCAGCCTACAGCATGGACCAGTTCGAGGGATACTCGAACAGGCTCCCGGGCTACTTCTCAAAGTCGCAGGTGCTGCTGCAGCCCTCGCAGCGCGGCGTCAACGGGCAGCTGGGCCTGGAGATCTCGGGCTTCCTCTGCCGCCAGGAGGACAGGATCTCGCtgcagctgaagctgacgaaCAAGGCCTCGGCAGTCTACGTACTCATGGCGATGCAGTTCAACACGAACTCGTTCGGCCTGGCGCCGCTGCCGCTAAACTCGCCGGTGACTGTGCACCCGGGGAAGTCCGCGGAGTGCCACGTGGCCCTGAACACGAACCAGATCCCGTCGAACAACCCGCCGGAAGACCCGATAACGATCCAGGCGGCGATAAAGACGAACCTGGACGTGTTTTACTTCTTCCTGACCTACGACCTGCCGCTGGTCTTCGTGCACGACGCGCGCATCGGCAGGACGCAGTACGAGGCGCTCTGGGCGCGCTACCCGGCCAGGGACTTCCCCTTCCACAGGAGGGGCAACGTGGTGAAGACGCTGCAGAACTTCAGCGTCTTCCACGTGGGCAGCGGCCTCTTCAACGAGCCCGACGCGGCCTTCTTCTACGCGCAGACCACGAACTCGCTCTCGATCCTCGCGCGCGTGACCCCGAGCACGCTGACTGTGAAGTCGGACTCAAGCAGCCTGACGACGCTGTTCGCGAAGTCGGTGGACAAGATGTTCagctaa
- a CDS encoding 60S ribosomal protein L30 → MAKKSKSKLVENVNHRLQLVMKSGKVCLGFKSTKATLRNGKALLVIMSNNCPPLRRSEIEYYAMLAKCGVHHYTGDNNDLGTACGKHFRVGCMAILDAGDSDIVRSVE, encoded by the exons ATGGCCAAAAAATCGAAATCTAAGTTGGTGGAGAACGTAAACCACCGCCTTCAACTGGTCATGAAGTCAGGAAAGGTCTGTCTCGGCTTTAAATCGACAAAGGCAACATTGAGGAACGGAAAAG cATTACTGGTAATTATGAGTAATAACTGCCCGCCGCTGAGAAGATCGGAAATAGAATATTACGCAATGTTGGCGAAGTGTGGAGTACACCACTACACGGGAGATAATAACGATCTAGGAACAGCCTGCGGAAAGCATTTCAGAGTTGGATGCATGGCAATACTGGATGCAGGAGATTCTGATATCGTCCGCAGCGTCGAATAA
- a CDS encoding eukaryotic translation initiation factor 3, translated as MEFLPNKTHRGLPSRTVSHSDHSNNLNPKNVTTRKQTYVEIDSLALIKAIKHCKDNYPVPVNGQLLGLDFGDKLEVTNCFPYPQKRDIYNSIIKDKSANMLSENEIEERADDEFVKYQDKMIDLVNDIKVDCFAIGWYQTINFGDLQSKEAIDNLVTYQESVDKAIMLAFDPVTTSGEVSFKAYRASDQLLAVYHTEDPDVRKFNALKGTEILEEVPIVIKNSILSEVFLTQYFADSLVQNTYVFDVLDASHNNYLEKNLEFLSQSLEALCDNQEKFIRYQRDYTKLVQQQKQLLERRRLENEQCKLKGEPLLPMPEFDNSLLKKIEAPSQLSTIIMSNECTTHTKDVNSLCFDNIAKMFLLYNRLQDK; from the coding sequence atggaATTTCTGccaaataaaacacacagAGGACTGCCCAGTAGGACAGTGAGCCACTCTGACCACTCGAACAACTTAAACCCGAAGAACGTGACGACAAGGAAGCAAACCTATGTGGAAATAGACAGCCTGGCCCTGATAAAGGCGATAAAACACTGCAAAGATAACTACCCGGTGCCGGTTAACGGGCAGCTTTTGGGCCTGGACTTCGGAGATAAGCTGGAAGTGACGAACTGCTTCCCGTACCCGCAAAAGAGAGACATCTACAACTCGATCATCAAGGACAAGAGCGCAAATATGCTGTCGGAAAACGAAATAGAGGAGAGAGCAGACGACGAGTTTGTGAAGTACCAGGACAAGATGATAGACCTGGTCAACGACATCAAAGTGGACTGCTTCGCAATAGGATGGTACCAGACAATCAACTTCGGAGACCTGCAGTCGAAGGAAGCAATCGACAACCTGGTGACATACCAGGAGTCAGTGGACAAGGCGATCATGCTAGCCTTCGATCCAGTGACGACCTCAGGAGAAGTCTCGTTCAAGGCGTACAGAGCCTCAGACCAGCTGCTGGCAGTGTACCACACGGAGGACCCTGACGTGAGAAAGTTCAACGCGCTGAAGGGAACTGAGATCCTGGAGGAGGTGCCGATCGTGATCAAGAACTCGATACTCTCAGAAGTGTTCCTGACGCAGTACTTCGCAGACAGCCTGGTACAGAACACGTACGTGTTCGACGTTCTGGACGCATCGCACAACAACTACCTGGAAAAAAACCTCGAGTTCCTGTCGCAGTCACTGGAGGCGCTGTGCGACAACCAGGAGAAGTTCATCAGGTACCAGAGGGACTACACGAAGCTGGTGCAGCAGCAgaagcagctgctggagagGAGGAGGCTGGAGAACGAGCAGTGCAAGCTCAAGGGCGAGCCGCTGCTGCCGATGCCGGAGTTCGACAACAGcctgctgaagaaaatCGAGGCGCCCTCGCAGCTCTCCACGATAATAATGAGCAACGAGTGCACGACGCACACGAAGGACGTGAATTCTCTGTGCTTCGACAACATCGCCAAAATGTTCCTCCTGTACAATAGACTCCAGGATAAGTGA
- a CDS encoding isoleucyl-tRNA synthetase — protein MLKNIINGRGSVFNVFLKTETKIFKLSSIKICHGINFKYNQKQNTNINSRNMGSDKEFEPTFSKVAEKVEFPREEEKILEYWYNIDVFKTSMKLSEGLPSFIFYDGPPFATGLPHYGHILAGSIKVSVNQTHYTQDVVTRYAYQTGHHVERRFGWDCHGLPIEYEIDNLYNIKHSSDVFRMGIDKYNEKCRSIVMKYSREWKNIVTRTGRWIDFDNDYKTLNTSYMETLWWIFKELYEKKVVYRGFQVMPYSLTCNTPLSNFESNLNYKMVTDPSLFVGFRSLDEDMEFVAWTTTPWTLPSNLVLCVNEGFKYVKLKNLKNEKTYLLAECRVDYFCATMGVDYKETFVEVGSYMGSELVGRKYERLFDYFSNYPTFTEEQLERSYVVVADDMVTSESGTGIVHCAPYYGEADLRVCKKYKIFDELPHLVNESGLFIQNTGELTGMYIKDADIVIKKMLKNKDRLVHVGTIVHSYPYCWRSDTPLIYRAVNCWFIKVADYREEILNSVSESNWVPQFVKDKRFRNWVSEARDWCISRNRFWGTPIPLWVSEDYSQVVCVGSIEELERLTGTKVVDLHRDHVDHLQIPDPRGSEYPPLRRIPEIFDCWYESGSMPLAKIHYPFENAERLHEHFPANFIAEGLDQTRGWFYTLMVISTHLFKKSPFKNVVVNGLVLAGDGKKMSKRLKNYPDPLEIVNQFGADSLRLFLISSPAVKAEPVRFSTLGVRNVLKDVILPWFHSFRFLVQEVTRYETNTRRKFVPDYDAPFKSTCLMDRWVYTITQDLIQCVHFEMEHYKLYNVMPKLLSFLEQLTNWYIRFNRERMRGAFGEEEALVSLQSLFVSLKTFNHLMSMFAPFTSEMIYLNLRKASGGLESIHYEVLPKTARSSDKELMKRVEIMQKVVLLARSVRERKKVSLKFPVRTLTIVHDDKKTLDSLVELLPLIRDELNIVEIKLSNDTSLIKVEAVANFKSLGARLGKDVKQVSEQIRNLDETQILALEQGPLKICGFQIHKDDVVVSRRINPERLDTTIYDAESDCNLTVILDLTKDEDLDYKALCREVANKVQKMRKQLGLSIDDDITIYIRTEDDELYDTLSDQSENLQKILKKNAVITKTLNVSNKLHSEIVSIRESAIEVVIVKK, from the exons ATGCTAAAAAATATCATTAATGGACGTGGATCtgtatttaatgtatttcTAAAAACAGaaactaaaattttcaaattgtCCAGTATCAAAATTTGTCATggtataaattttaaatataatcaaaaacaaaacacTAACATAAATTCTCGAAATATGGGATCCGATAAAGAATTTGAACCAACATTTAGTAAAG ttgCGGAAAAGGTTGAGTTCCCGAGggaggaagaaaaaatattggaaTATTGGTATAATATAGACGTGTTTAAAACGTCTATGAAGTTGTCAGAAGGATTGCCCTCATTCATATTCTATGATGGACCTCCTTTCGCAACAGGACTGCCACACTACGGCCACATACTGGCCGGATCAATAAAAGTAAGCGTAAACCAAACACATTATACTCAGGATGTTGTCACTCGGTACGCATATCAAACAGGCCACCACGTCGAAAGAAGATTTGGTTGGGACTGTCACGGTTTACCGATAGAATACGAAATAGATAACctgtacaatattaaaCATTCCTCTGACGTCTTCAGAATGGgaatagataaatacaaCGAAAAATGCAg ATCTATCGTAATGAAGTACTCCCGAGAATGGAAAAACATAGTCACGCGGACTGGACGGTGGATAGATTTCGACAACGACTACAAAACACTTAACACGTCATACATGGAGACGCTGTGGTGGATATTCAAGGAGTTGTACGAAAAGAAAGTGGTCTACAGAGGCTTTCAAGTGATGCCGTATTCGCTGACGTGTAACACGCCACTGTCGAACTTTGAGTCGAACCTGAATTATAAAATGGTGACAGACCCGTCACTGTTCGTGGGATTCAG gtCGCTCGACGAGGACATGGAGTTCGTAGCATGGACGACGACGCCGTGGACGCTGCCATCGAACCTGGTGCTGTGCGTAAACGAAGGATTCAAGTACGTaaagctgaagaacctgaagaacgaaAAGACATATCTGCTGGCAGAGTGCAGAGTCGACTACTTCTGCGCAACGATGGGAGTGGACTACAAGGAGACCTTCGTGGAAGTGGGCTCGTACATGGGCTCGGAACTAGTGGGGAGGAAGTACGAAAGGCTCTTCGACTACTTCTCGAACTACCCAACCTTCACGGAGGAACAGCTGGAACGCTCGTACGTGGTGGTGGCAGACGACATGGTGACGTCGGAGTCCGGTACAGGAATCGTGCACTGCGCACCCTACTACGGTGAGGCGGACTTGAGAGTATGCAAGAAATACAA AATCTTTGATGAGTTGCCGCACCTGGTTAACGAGTCAGGACTCTTCATACAAAACACAGGGGAGCTGACGGGAATGTACATCAAGGACGCAGACATCGTTATCAAGAAGATGCTCAAAAACAAAGATAGGCTGGTGCACGTGGGCACAATAGTACACTCATACCCGTACTGCTGGAGAAGTGACACGCCGCTCATATACAGAGCAGTCAACTGCTGGTTCATCAAGGTGGCGGACTACAGAGAAGAAATACTCAACTCAGTCTCAGAGTCAAACTGGGTACCGCAGTTCGTGAAAGACAAGAGGTTCAGAAACTGGGTGTCAGAGGCGAGGGACTGGTGCATAAGCAGAAACAGGTTCTGGGGAACACCAATACCACTGTGGGTGAGCGAGGACTACTCGCAAGTGGTATGCGTGGGAAGCATCGAGGAGCTCGAAAGACTCACAGGAACGAAGGTGGTGGACCTGCACAGAGATCACGTGGATCACCTGCAAATACCGGACCCGCGAGGGAGTGAGTACCCGCCGCTGAGAAGGATCCCTGAGATATTCGACTGCTGGTACGAAAGCGGCTCCATGCCGCTGGCGAAGATACACTACCCGTTCGAAAACGCAGAGAGACTGCACGAACACTTCCCAGCAAACTTCATAGCGGAGGGCCTGGACCAGACGCGAGGATGGTTCTACACACTCATGGTGATCTCGACACACCTCTTCAAAAAGTCACCATTCAAGAACGTGGTCGTCAACGGGCTGGTCCTGGCGGGAGACGGAAAAAAGATGTCGAAGCGCCTGAAGAACTACCCGGACCCGCTGGAAATAGTCAACCAGTTCGGAGCAGACTCGCTGCGTCTGTTCCTGATATCATCGCCAGCAGTGAAGGCGGAGCCAGTGAGGTTCTCGACGCTGGGCGTGAGGAACGTGCTGAAGGACGTGATACTACCCTGGTTTCACTCGTTCAG ATTCCTGGTGCAAGAAGTCACGAGGTATGAGACGAACACGAGAAGGAAGTTCGTCCCAGACTACGACGCACCCTTCAAGTCGACATGTCTAATGGACCGGTGGGTGTATACGATCACACAAGATCTGATACAATGCGTACACTTTGAAATGGAGCACTATAAGTTGTACAATGTGATGCCCAAGCTATTGTCATTCTTGGAGCAGCTAACAAACTG GTACATTAGATTCAATAGAGAAAGAATGAGGGGAGCATTTGGAGAGGAGGAGGCCTTGGTCTCACTTCAGTCCCTATTTGTGTCACTAAAGACATTTAACCATTTGATG AGTATGTTTGCACCATTCACATCGGAGATGATATACTTGAACCTGAGAAAAGCATCCGGAGGATTGGAAAGTATACACTACGAAGTGCTGCCGAAAACAGCAAGAAGCTCAGATAAGGAGCTGATGAAAAGAGTGGAAATCATGCAAAAGGTGGTGCTGCTGGCAAGATCAGTGAgagaaagaaaaaaagtGTCACTGAAATTCCCAGTGAGAACACTGACGATAGTGCACGACGACAAAAAAACATTGGACTCACTGGTGGAGTTGCTGCCGCTTATAAGAGATGAGTTGAACATAGTGGAGATAAAACTGTCAAACGATACGAGTCTGATCAAGGTGGAAGCGGTGGCAAATTTTAAGTCGCTGGGAGCAAGACTGGGAAAGGACGTGAAGCAAGTGTCGGAGCAAATAAGAAACCTGGACGAAACACAAATACTGGCACTGGAGCAAGGACCACTCAAAATATGCGGATTCCAAATACACAAGGACGACGTGGTGGTGAGCAGAAGAATTAACCCTGAGAGACTGGACACGACAATATACGACGCAGAGTCAGATTGTAACCTGACAGTGATACTGGACCTGACGAAAGACGAGGACCTGGACTACAAGGCACTCTGCAGAGAAGTGGCAAACAAAGTTCAGAAGATGAGAAAACAG ctTGGATTGTCTATTGATGATGATATCACAATATACATAAGGACTGAAGACGATGAACTATATGATACGTTATCGGATCAATCTGAAAATCTACAAAAAATACTCAAGAAAAATGCAGTAATCACTAAAACACTAAATGTTagtaataaattacattCCGAAATAGTGTCAATCCGCGAAAGTGCAATAGAAGTTGTAATTGttaaaaagtaa
- a CDS encoding chaperonin — protein sequence MYIVLLFLLIYKGVFSIKLRLQPTVSGFISNHQNKTISLNNHYPSIKKANKHTDYSLNSSSDFDNYSPVTSNSVDYSYRNPSDFKLRGLKLDKDLVPLNDYVLILKSDVNDVTKSGVYIGSKKSRDFVGSVLAVGPGKLNRDTGVLTPLSVSVGEYVIYDMPEETIDLKYNDTPCVLVKEENIYAKIALPKNAPDNSISYDRIVPLSDRLLVRVLQSPKRTESGLVISRTNSKDDLVKAKIVSMGPGSYTNDGRLVPIKDLNVGDVVMYSETVSERGEFSAEGVNYSFVRRNAVLARL from the exons atgtatattgttctattgtttttacttatatacAAGGGGGTATTTTCGATCAAATTAAGACTTCAGCCTACTGTATCTGGATTTATATCTAATCATCAGAATAAGACTATTTCACTTAACAATCATTATCCTTCTATCAAAAAGGCCAATAAACATACTGATTATTCATTGAATAGCTCTTCTGATTTTGATAATTATTCTCCCGTAACATCCAATTCAG TTGACTACTCTTATCGCAACCCTAGTGACTTTAAATTACGTGGATTAAAATTGGATAAAGATCTAGTACCTTTGAATGactatgttttaattttaaaatccgACGTTAATGATGTTACTAAATCGGGTGTATATATCGGATCGAAG aaGAGCAGGGATTTCGTTGGTTCTGTTCTTGCTGTTGGACCCGGTAAATTAAACAGGGACACAGG GGTATTGACTCCTTTGAGCGTGTCCGTCGGCGAATATGTTATATACGACATGCCTGAAGAAACCATAGac TTGAAGTACAACGATACGCCCTGTGTACTGGTTAAGGAGGAGAACATATATGCAAAGATAGCTCTTCCCAAGAACGCACCGGATAATTCAATAAGTTACGATAGAATTGTACCGTTATCGGACag GCTCCTTGTTCGAGTGCTACAATCACCTAAGAGAACAGAGAGCGGATTGGTTATTTCAAGGACAAATAGCAAAGATGACCTAGTAAAGGCGAAAATAGTATCAATGGGTCCTGGAAGTTACACGAATGATGGAAGATTAGTTCCTATAAAGGACCTTAACGTCGGCGATGTGGTAATGTACTCTGAAACAGTTAGTGAAAGAGGAGAATTCTCAGCCGAAGGGGTCAATTATTCCTTTGTTAGACGGAATGCAGTTCTGGCAAgattgtaa